One Rhizoctonia solani chromosome 3, complete sequence genomic region harbors:
- a CDS encoding Transposon Tf2-7 polyprotein produces the protein MSSQNLFVTVDPDSVSIAPSLPAEVSQTLTALKTLIMAVNHNLQVAIGQIHNNTADLATANNSLQNHDGGITQMEGQVKVLENIISALAGAPQGSGSGSGSGSRRPKLNLPEKFDGSNKDKAVSFRVAVSHYLRVSYPQASVEEQIAFIISCLEGKAHEWLEPYLEEDVVNNHPVAWLHSINGFWLQFNARWNVQNKTENYRAKFKTLKQTKSVQDYYKDFQTYSQNLGYNDISLRDFFYDGLSLKIKEMLMAQDYDHNASNVSLENLADKALKIDQRLEQFQAQHKGQTNSSGSKSGTTLSTGALGNVTRDKLTVGDKVYMIGPDGKARKGTISKIGKNAKGMSIPTVKWNDGTVVESSFKSLKKDSHPVDPSPVQPKSSNSGPSPMDLDSAGKGKKPIVCSTCGGKGHYASQCPSNTYSGYEAHLSENELENGDL, from the coding sequence ATGAGCAGCCAAAATCTCTTTGTTACTGTGGATCCTGATTCTGTTTCCATTGCACCTTCATTACCTGCAGAGGTGTCTCAGACCCTCAcagccttgaaaaccttaatCATGGCTGTTAATCATAATTTGCAGGTAGCAATTGGTCAGATCCACAATAACACTGCTGATCTTGCTACTGCCAACAACTCTCTTCAAAACCATGATGGTGGCATCACCCAGATGGAAGGGCAAGTCAAAGTCCTGGAGAATATTATCTCTGCTCTGGCTGGTGCCCCTCAAGGTTCTGGTTCAGGCTCAGGCTCTGGGTCCAGGAGGCCCAAGCTTAACCTACCAGAGAAGTTTGATGGTAGTAACAAAGACAAAGCAGTTTCATTTAGGGTGGCTGTCTCTCACTATCTGAGGGTTTCATATCCCCAAGCCTCAGTTGAGGAACAGATAGCTTTTATTATCTCTTGCCTGGAGGGTAAAGCTCATGAGTGGCTTGAACCCTACTTAGAAGAGGATGTTGTCAATAATCACCCAGTGGCTTGGCTCCACAGTATCAATGGGTTCTGGTTGCAGTTCAATGCAAGGTGGAATGTCCAGAACAAGACTGAGAACTATAGGGCTAAATTCAAGACCCTAAAGCAAACCAAGTCTGTTCAAGATTACTACAAGGACTTCCAAACCTACTCCCAGAACCTAGGGTATAATGACATATCCCTAAGGGACTTTTTCTATGATGGCCTGTCTCTCAAAATCAAGGAGATGCTTATGGCTCAGGACTATGACCATAATGCCAGCAATGTTTCCTTAGAGAACCTTGCTGATAAAGCTCTGAAGATTGACCAGCGCCTAGAACAGTTCCAGGCACAACACAAGGGCCAGACCAACTCCTCTGGTTCCAAAAGTGGCACTACATTGTCAACAGGAGCCTTGGGCAATGTGACCAGGGATAAACTCACTGTTGGGGATAAAGTGTACATGATTGGACCAGATGGAAAAGCAAGGAAAGGCACCATTTCAAAAATTGGCAAAAATGCAAAGGGCATGTCTATTCCTACTGTGaagtggaatgatggcacTGTGGTTGAGAGTAGCTTCAAAAGTCTCAAAAAGGACTCACATCCTGTAGACCCCTCTCCAGTCCAGCCAAAATCTTCCAACTCTGGACCAAGCCCTATGGATCTTGACTCTGCAGGAAAGGGCAAAAAACCTATTGTATGCTCTACCtgtggaggaaagggacacTATGCTAGCCAATGTCCTTCCAATACATACTCTGGCTATGAAGCCCATCTATCTGAGAATGAGttggaaaatggggacctctga
- a CDS encoding Retrovirus-related Pol polyprotein from transposon, producing MPRHSTPRSSVLPRDSIPTDSPSNPFGPTRYSIEPSSPEEIVIPQPILPYESPIKPHASMPTLEDPQAGPSSSRRISPHSHKSSSRHSPRLSPLENKAIQEANKLAKPSSSVRKPSPFGHQTSPATFQRMIPVFGLPDIEMLEPSSSRPQSSEPINSHEFKRSKGKTSGAHISKHRETQAALLDPNNRSFTNDPAIQKYLPYSPSTTLYPLNEEFLGEFNYQPDCTQMTSWCRKNPQANSFRKVYRQLGRVFYHVEIPPAHENCYPSPSCEQWASHYFKLLDTVVTFRPTCCITTKLVPAQEINHWPEYGKLHIDLNKLIKRTVQSVYDMEELLPIPEWPEHDCLFTSHSFEVAAVTYRDQMERFIQKLYEILGRQLQTGPPSPVISAGHLSEVEPGQEHLRDRTLQLKQDMTLLVPKGSRASSVTPQEAAQENLLRSLIKPTSQVTITSPLLPEPQVSPPTVTLHTSSSTPPGQPPSSLHSSKASLTVTMQPRYLGPDNGTLLIPSEPLPSPPSSIATSSSRSIPLGRIPEESPHVTLQVPPTLERTERLRKEATRSLGPRPPTPRPTVVPSTSSEETLPSSPRGNASVPIAQPSAIPPFNIQALEDYINNLSDGSIDGLNSSESSTGRDQVAPELIAPATPADSITSVSSAATHTIQIPVAQSTPRIRSQVEEDNARNIPYNPPLSNAARRVSLAGPSIPFRDPPPHANFINCRSSLGANWQSSGRPAIPAESFTRVSTIPEERSSRLAESAHRRHTSSPESRRTPLSIHTNLPYLQEQPAPATREEANMSRRGNFLAPLLAPVPQLQVPPAPPIDRTRLPPCIVGHMVSSRRFSELFNDPPPRDQLRDRLAPLAEGGGGNDPPYDSNDGDFDNSGRKRNNPPRRNGGGPPNNPEDPGNEPYAQANAARARPFNPAPVHFDTKLKPDIIPEWDGDTKKLLHWMTSINNIAEYSSYTRIQLGQQIPLRFTGRALRWFNALDKDYRQIITEDWPALRQAITIHFMNRTFLNRSKNEAMRIRFRDKDHSEETPEDYVIRKMEALTIVSDWTDSELIFEIMNGAPKSWTTHIDTSRIVTWEDFLDKIAWHEEDLLGKDSSHNSDIQRQLHQMQSTLKRLEGNRHSRPSARSHLAGSKPVGWHQNNPPPKYPKDDSTVSKGKTPKDKKARPCRHCGSMMHWDRDCKHAKKNSRFVQSHMAQADDDEWEAQEAYEDLCDEAYLDETEYDTEEEESVSEEEQDFHKPLQSLAVSTSSAKPSSGSQEEQHGLEGTTVSQGTNSADQGSKESDSSVFSGYVQPKLPTRKSLNKKLRMASSHTAIAKNGEEITLKQLMSRPPGTAFFGCKATIIKGWLQTSNGPKKRITFDSGPEITLINESILKTLDPSPRVRIGQKLKLIQVTGNSSLSQYISLPIIFDTEQGLVKMIIEAYIVPNMNTPFILGTDFASQYQLSLVRNGDGTRIVFGDTGHSIPVQESDSSPRIDQQGNTFMVEVAQGFIKNSEKIKISKKAYKKQLQHRKLPPNTVKVKVYETVTIPVHTIKLIKVKTTWQEEEHLFAITDCLIDRNNPKIQVSNLSEQPLRLQGGEILGYMHDPNEYLAKEKDITKEEKDSIIKYATLVQAMVQRKAEEKPTAQEEELMKLPEGGPKTAEVPDPEPVPSDRFLQEVNVSEHLTPNQRAKLEKILSKHELAFGLDGRLGTHNTQLEIRLRPGTKEISLTPYHASPAKRGVIDKQIEEWLKLGVIEPSKSAWGSPVIVVYCNSKPRLCVDYRHLNEVAVPDEYPLPKQTDILHALEGSQWLTTLDALAGFTQLTIKEEDREKLAFRCHNSHWQPTKLLFGYRNGPAEFQRVMNRILSRFLWQFALVYIDDIVIYSVKFEDHCNHLDQVLGAIEEAEITLSPKKCHIGYQSLLLLGQKVSRLGLSTHKEKVDAILELEPPKNVPTLQTFLGMMTYFSSYIPFYSWIVAPLFKLLKKGTAWSWEEKEQQAFELAKEALASAPVMAYPIIGKPYRLYTDACNYGLGGILQQVQSIKIKDLKGTKAYKYLRGEYDKGNPVPRMTIPASKQRDNLTGGDTWDKQDFEETTVQVEQVIAYWSRILKEAERNYSPTERKALALKEALVKFQVYLEGAEFVAITDHAALTWSKTYNNVNRRLMTWGLVFSAYPGMQIVHRAGRVHDNADPISRLRRRTPYHTSPLADQSTPLKLNMEEDPLRNLYKEINERFEEKLLRVASAFTQSYKIRNSQKPIKKWIPTPAEAISYQTTTSYSVEISINSEETTRFIEAYKKDSHFKQVMEEFQLHHNPLNPPFHQYQIGDNGLIYFIDSQEKYQLCIPKDLQVDILKENHDNLNQGAHAGYAKTYHQIASVYYWPKMARSIQKGFLQPLPIPQQPFEVVSMDFIMDLPPSNNYNAILVIVDKLTKYGHFIPCTTQIDEVQTAQLFHDHIWCHYGLPWQVITNRDARWTGAFWGHLVSILGIQQALTTAHHPQSDGQTEILNQTTEVAIRVFTNPAKDNWSKLLPGFAHSYNTGVHTSTQQTPAFLLCRFQPLTSANLLALTSENIPRPAQESQTAEEFKESMELAQSLAKDALKVAQNYQQKYYNSDKTHVTFEPGDLVLINPHSLNLLKHQSGKGNKLNMRYEGPFEVMESISPVAYRIRLPASYCIHPIINIAHLESYKASPPEFGSRPTQSIPREDFQQMPEYEVERIVEERTIKKGNKRIRQYKICWLGYSSEHDRWRTEKELRNAPEVIKEWKQTYGSTIHPNHKKKKEF from the exons atgcctagacatagtacccctagaagctctgtgcttcctagagACAGCATACCTACAGATAGTCCCAGCAACCCTTTTGGACCTACTAGGTACTCTATTGAGCCATCCTCTCCTGAGGAGATAGTGATTCCCCAACCCATCCTACCCTATGAATCACCTATCAAGCCACATGCTTCCATGCCTACCTTGGAAGACCCTCAAGCAGGACCtagtagctcaagaaggatatcaccccactctcataagtcatcatccagacaTTCTCCAAGATTATCTCCTTTGGAAAACAAAGCTATTCAGGAAGcaaacaagctagctaagccAAGTTCCTCTGTAAGGAAGCCCTCACCTTTTGGTCATCAAACTAGCCCAGCTACCTTCCAGAGGATGATACCTGTATTTGGACTTCCTGATATAGAGATGTTGGAACCTTCCTCTAGTAGACCTCAGTCCTCTGAACCTATTAACTCTCATGAGTTTAAGAGATCTAAAGGAAAGACCTCTGGGGCCCACATATCTAAGCATAGGGAAACTCAAGCTGCCTTACTGGATCCTAACAATAGGtcttttactaatgaccCAGCTATCCAGAAGTACCTACCCTATTCTCCTTCCACTACTTTATACCCTTTAAATGAAGAATTTCTGggagaattcaactatcagcctGACTGTACCCAAATGACCTCTTGGTGCAGGAAGAACCCTCAAGCTAATAGTTTCAGGAAAGTGTATAGGCAGCTAGGAAgagtattctatcatgtggagATACCTCCAGCACATGAGAATTGCTATCCCTCACCTTCTTGTGAGCAATgggcttctcactacttcaaactactagatactgtagtaacCTTTAGACCTACATGTTGCATCACTACTAAGTTAGTTCCTGCTCAGGAAATTAACCATTGGCCTGAATATGGTAAGTTACACATAGACCTGAATAAACTAATCAAGAGAACTGTTCAGAGCGTCTATGACATGGAAGAGCTATTGCCTATTCCAGAATGGCCAGAACATGACTGTCTATTCACCTCTCATTCCTTTGAGGTAGCTGCagtcacttatagggatCAGATGGAGCGTTTCATTCAGAAGCTGTATGagatccttggtagacaacttcagactggaccaccttccccagtcatctctgcaggacatctcagtgaggtagaacctggacaagaacaCCTTAGAGATAGGACCCTACAACTCAAGCAAGATATGACCCTTTTAGTGCCCAAAGgttctagagcctcttctgtcactccacaggaggcggctcaagaaaacttactaagGAGTCTTATCAAGCCCACAAGTCAAGTGACTATTACTAGTCCTTTACTTCCAGAACCTCAAGTTTCTCCTCCAACTGTAACCCTGCATACCTCCAGTAGCACTcctccaggacaacctcctagtagtcttcattcatccaaagcctctcttactgttactatgcaaccTAGGTATTTAGGACCTGATAATGGAACCTTACTTATTCCCTCAGAACCTTTACCATCACCTCCCAGCTCTATTGCTACATCTTCCTCTAGATCTATACCCTTAGGAAGAATACCAGAGGAGTCACCTCATGTAACATTACAAGTTCCACCCACCTTAGAAAGAACTGAGAGACTTAGGAAAGAAGCCACTAGATCTCTAGGACCTAGACCACCTACTCCTAGACCCACTGTAGTCCCTTCCACTAGTTCAGAAGAAACCCTACCATCATCACCTAGAGGTAATGCTAGTGTTCCTATTGCACAACCTTCAGCtatacctcctttcaatatacaagccctggaagactacatcaacaatctttcagatggaagtatagatggcttaaattcttctgaatcatcaactggaagagaccaagtagccccaGAACTAATAGCCCCAGCTACTCCTGCTGATTCTATTACTTCTGTCTCAAGTGCTGCTACACACACCATACAAATTCCAGTAGCACAATCTACTCCCAGGATTAGGAGCCAAGTAGAAGAAGATAACGCTAGGAATATACCTTATAATCCACCTTTAAGCAATGCTGCTagaagagttagccttgcaggcccaagtattccttttagagatccacctccacatgctAACTTTATCAATtgcagatcttccttgggagCAAATTGGCAATCCTCAggaagaccagctataccagCTGAGTCCTTTACCAGAGTATCCACAATCCCAGAAGAGCGTTCCTCTAGACTAGCTGAAAGTGCCCACAGGAGACATACCTCctctcctgaatcaagaagaactcctctaagtattcataccaatttaccttacttacaggagcagccagcaccagctactagagaagaagctaatatgagtaggagaggaaatttcttagcccctctactagcacctgtcccacaacttcaagtacctccagcaccacccaTTGACAGGACTAGGTTACCTCCTTGTATTGTAGGACATATGGTCTCCTCTAGAAGGTTTAGTGAGCTGTTTAATGATCCACCTCCTAGGGATCAACTTAGAGATAGACTAGCTCCCttagctgaaggaggaggaggaaatgaccCACCATATGATAGCAATGATGGAGATTTTGATAACTCTGGTAGAAAAAGGAACAACCCACCTagaaggaatggaggagGACCTCCCAACAACCCAGAAGACccaggaaatgaaccatatgctcaagcaaatgcagctagagctagaccCTTCAATCCAGCTCCTGTACATTTTGATACTAAGCTGAAACCTGACATAATCCCAGAATGGGATGGAGACACTAAGAAGCTGTTGCactggatgacatccatcaataacatagctgagtatagtagctacactagaattcagcttggacagcagATTCCTCTCAGGTTTACAGGTAGAGCTCTTAGATGGTTCAATGCATTGGATAAGGACTATAGGCAAATTATAACTGAAGACTGGCCAGCACTTAGGCAAGCTATCACtatccacttcatgaataggaccttcctgaacagaagcaagaatgaagctatgcgcatcaggttcagggataaagatcattcagaagagactccagaagactatgtcatcaggaagATGGAGGCTCTTACTATTGTCAGTGACTGGACTGACTCTGAATTAAtctttgaaatcatgaatggtgctcctaagtcctggaccacgcatatagacacctcaagaatagtcacttgggaggacttccttgacaagattgcatggcatgaggaggaccttttgggaaaagattcttcTCATAACTCTGACATACAGCGCCAGCTACATCAGATGCAATCTACTCTCAAGAGACTAGAAGGAAACAGGCACTCTAGGCCAAGTGCGCGCTCACACTTAGCAGGATCTAAACCAgtaggatggcatcaaaataatcctcctccaaaataccctaaggatgactctacagtatctaaaggtaaaactcctaaagacaagaaagctagaccttgtagacactgtggaagtatgATGCACTGGGATAGAGACTGTAAGCATGCCAAGAAAAACTCCAGATTTGTGCAAtcacatatggcacaagcagatgatgatgaatgggaagctcaggaagcttatgaagatctctgtgatgaagcctaccttgatgaaacagaatatgacactgaagaagaagagtctgtttctgaggaagagcaggattttcataagccccttcagtcattagctgtctctacctccagcgctaagcccagctctggatcccaggaggaacagcatggtctggaggggaccactgtcagccagggtactaactctgctgaccagggcagtaaggaatctgattcatctgtattttctggatatgtacaacccaagctccccactaggaagagccttaataagaaactgagaatggctagtagtcatacagctattgccaagaatggagaagaaatcactctcaagcaattaatgtcaagaccaccaggaactgccttctttggatgtaaagccaccatcatcaaaggaTGGCTTCAGACAAGTAATGGACCTAAGAAGCGCAtcacctttgactcaggaccagagatcactctcattaatgagtcaatacttaaaactctagatccatcacctagagtacgcattggacaaaaactcaagttaattcaagttactgggaatagtagcttatcacagtatatctcccttcctatcatctttgatactgaacaaggatTAGTTAAAATGATTATAGAAGCCTATATAGTTCCTAACATGAACACGCCTTTTATCTTAGGAACAGACTTTGCATCTCAGTATCAACTATCATTAGTCAGGAATGGAGATggaacaaggatagtttttGGGGATACAGGACATTCTATTCCTGTGCAGgaatcagattccagcccaagaattgaccaacaaggtaatacctttatggttgaagttgcgcaaggattcatcaagaattctgagaaaatcaagatctctaAGAAAGCCTACAAAAAGCAACTccaacataggaaattacctcccaatactgtcaaagtaaaagtgtatgagacagttactatcccagtgcataccatcaagctcatcaaagtcaagacaaCATGGCAGGAAG aagaacatctgtttgcaataaCAGACTGCCTGATAGATAGGAACAATCCCAAGATTCAAGTTTCTAATCTATCAGAACAGCCTTTaagattgcaaggaggagaaattcttggatatatgcatgatcccaatgaataccttgcaaaggaaaaggacattactaaggaagaaaaagacagcattATCAAGTATGCTACCTTAGTACAAGCCATGGTGCAGAGGAAAGCTGAAGAAAAGCCTACTGcgcaagaagaggaattaatgAAGTTGCCTGAAGGAGGACCCAAGACTGCTGAAGTACCTGACCCAGAACCTGTCCCTTCAGATAGATTCCTTCAAGAGGTTAATGTCTCAGAACATCTCACTCCTAATCAAAGGGCTAAACTAGAAAAGATCTTGAGCAAGCATGAGTTAGCCTTTGGATTAGATGGTAGACTTGGTACTCATAACACTCAACTGGAAATTAGACTAAggccaggaactaaagaaatatctctaaccccttaccatgcttctccagctaaaAGAGGGGTCATTGACAAGCAGATTGAGGAATGGCTTAAACTTGGAGTCATTGAGCCATCCAAGAGTGCTTGGGGATCTCCTGTCATAGTAGTCTATTGCAACAGTAAACCCAGATTATGTGTGGATTACAGACATCTCAATGAAGTAGCTGTACCAGATGAgtatcccttaccaaaaCAAACTGACATCTTGCATGCCTTGGAAGGATCTCAATGGCTTACTACCTTAGATGCACTAGCTGGTTTTACTCAGCTAACCATTAAGGAAgaagacagagagaaacttgctttcagatgtcacaacagccattggcaacctaccaaactactctttggatataggaatggaccagcagagttccagcgtgtcatgaataggatactttcaagatttctatggcaatttgccctagtatatattgatgacatagtgatctatagtgttaagtttgaagaccattgcaatcacttagatcaagtcttaggagctattgaagaagctgaaatcaccctatctccaaagaaatgccacattggataccaatcactactattgctaggacagaaggtatcaagattaggtctatcaacccataaggaaaaagttgatgctatcttagagttggaaccacctaaaaatgttcctactttacagactttcctagggatgatgacttatttttctagctatattcccttctactcatggattgtagcgcctttgtttaagcttctcaagaaaggaacagcttggtcttgggaggaaaaggaacaacaagcatttgaacttgctaaagaggcccttgcatctgctccagtaatggcttatcctattattggaaaaccctacagattatatacagatgcatgcaactatggccttggagggatattacagcaagtccaatccatcaagataaaagacttaaaagggacaaaggcatacaagtacttaaggggggaatatgacaaaggaaacccagttcccagaatgacaattcctgcttccaaGCAGAGAGACAACTTGACTGGGGGGGATACATGGGATaagcaagactttgaagaaacaactgtacaagtggagcaagtcattgcttattggtcaaggattctaaaagaagcagaaagaaactactccccaacagagcgcaaagcattagccctcaaggaagcacttgtgaaatttcaggtatacttggaaggagctgaatttgttgctatcacagatcacgccgctctcacttggagcaagacttacaataatgtcaacaGAAGACTCATGACATGGGGCCTAGTATTCTCAGCCTACCCAGGAATGCAGATTGTGCACCGCGCAGGGAGAGTACATgacaatgcagatcctatctcaagacttaggaggagaACCCCATATCATACCAGCCCTCTGGCAGATCAATCAactccactcaagctcaatatggaggaagacccattaagaaacctctataaggagataaatgaacgttttgaagagaaacttctTAGAGTTGCAAGTGCATTCACCCAGAGTTACAAAATTAGAAATAGCCAGAagcccatcaagaagtggataCCCACACCAGCAGAAGCTATCTCTTATCAAACAACTACATCATActctgtggaaatatcaataaactcagaagaaaccacaaggttcatagaagcatacaagaaggactcccATTTTAAGCAAGTGATGGAAGAGTTCCAATTGCaccacaatccactcaatccacccttccatcaataccagataggagataatggattgatctactttaTAGATTCCCAGGAAAAGTATCAGCTATGCATACCTAAAGATCTACAAgtagatattttgaaggaaaatcatgataacctcaatcaaggagcacatgcTGGTTATGCTAAGACATATCATCAAATTGCTTctgtttactattggcctaagATGGCTAGAAGCATTCAGAA aggattccttcaacctttacctattccacagcaaccctttgaagtagtatcaatggacttcatcatggatcttccaccaagtaacaactacaacgctatcttagttattgtggacaaactaactaagtatggacatttcatcccatgtactactcagatagatgaagtacaaacagcgcaactgttccatgatcacatatggtgtcactatggtttaccttggcaagtaatcacCAATAGAGATGCTAGATGGACAGGAGCTTTCTGGGGTCATTTAGTTAGTATATTAGGAATTCAGCAAGCACTCACCACtgcacatcatcctcagagtgatggacaaacagagataCTTAATCAAACTACAGAAGTAGCAATTAGAGTATTCACTAACCCAGCTAAGGACAATTGGAGTAAGCTTCTACCAGGATTTGCGCACTCATACAACACAggtgtgcatacatccacacaacAGACACCAGCCTTTCTACTCTGCAGATTCCAGCCTCTAACCTCAGCCAACTTACTGGCTCTCACTTCTGAGAACATTCCAAgaccagcccaagaaagtcaaacagctgaagaattcaaggaatccaTGGAGTTAGCACAATCACTAGCTAAGGACGCTCTCAAAGTAGCTCAGAATTATCAACAGAAATACtataattctgacaagacacatgttacctttgagccaggagatttagtcttaatcaatccccattccttaaacttactcaaacatcagtcaggaaaagggaataagctaaatatgcgttatgaaggaccatttgaagtcatggaaagcatatcaccagtagcatataggataagattacctgctagctattgcatacacccaatcattaacatagcacacttggaatcttacaaggcatcacccccagagtttgGAAGTCGACCCACTCAGAGTATACCTAGAGAGGACTTCCAACAAATGcctgaatatgaggtggaaaggatagtagaagaaaggacaatcaagaaaggcaacaagagGATTAGACAGTACAAAATCtgttggcttgggtacaGCTCAGAACATGATAGATGGAGGACAGAGAAAGAATTAAGGAATGCTCCAGAAGTAATCAAAGAATGGAAGCAAACCTATGGCTCCACTATCCATCCAAAccacaagaagaagaaggagttctaa